The DNA window CATGGGCCTGCCCACCACCGCGAACTACATCGTGGTCTCGTCCCTGATGGCTCCGGTGATCATCTCGGTCGGCGCCACGGCGGGCTACCAGTTCGAACTCATCGCCGTGCATCTGTTCGTCTTCTACTTCGGCATTCTGGCGGATGATACGCCACCCGTGGGCCTCGCGGCCTACGCGGCGGCGGCAATCTCACGCGGCGACCCGATCAAGACCGGTGTCCAGGGCTTTGGCTACGATATCCGCACGGCGCTCCTGCCGTTCCTGTTCATCTTCAACACCGACTTGCTTCTGATCGACGTGGGGCTGCTCAAGGGCGTGATGGTTTTCTTCATATCACTCATCGCCATGCTGCTCTTCGCGGCCGCCACGCAAGGCTATTTCATCGCCAGATCGCGCAAGTGGGAAAGCGCGATGCTCCTCGTCATCGCCTTCATGCTGTTCAGGCCCGGCGTCTTCCTCGACCAGATATCAGAGCCGTACCAGACTGCCACAGGCAGCGAGGTCTTTGCGCTCATGGACACGGCCGACACCGGTCAGGACATTCGCCTGACCATCGAGGGGCCGGACTTCGACACTGCCGAGATCCGGCCAACCACCATCGTGGTCCCGGGTATCGCCGGCGACGGCACCGCGGCGCTCTCTGAACAGGGGCTCAATGTCATCGAAGAAGACGGTGTGCTCAAACTCGAGGAGCCCTTCCCCGGCACCCCGCATTTCGAAGCTATCGGCATCGAGTACGACTTTTACGGCGACAGCCCCGTTGTCCTGGACAAGGTCGAGATCGAGAATGACCGCATGCCGAAGGAGCTGTTCTTCATCCCCGCCCTGATCCTGCTGGCAGGGATCGTCCTGATCCAGCGGCCCAGGGCCAAGCAACCGGCTTTCTGAGGAGGACACGCCATGTTCCAGAAACTGCTTCTGGCCGTCGACATCAACGCGATGGAAGGCGCCGGCCGGCTGGCGCAGGCGGCCAAGCTGCTGGCAGCCGGCGACGATGCCGAAATCCACGTGATCAACGTGGTCCCGGGCAGCGGCATGAACATGGTCGGCGCCGCGTTCGAGGGCGACTATAACCGCTCCGTGAAAGGTGCGGCCGAAAAGGCGCTGAAAGACTGGACCGACAGTGCCTTCAACGGCAAGGCGCATCTGCACGTGACCGAGGGCACAATCTATGACAGCGTGCTGCGCATGGCCGACAAGATCGGCGCGGACGTGATCGTCGTGGGGGCGCATCGACCAGAGTTGCGCGATTACCTCGTCGGCCCGAACGCAGCTCGGATCACGCGCCACGCCAACCAGTCCGTGATCGTCATCCGCTAAGGCTTTTTCGCCGTCACCCGCGCCAGCAGCGCCTTTGCGGCCGACTGCTCCGCCTGCCGCTTGGCCCCGGCGGTGGCCTCTTCGGCCTCGCCGTTTTCCAGCCGCGCCTCGATGGTGAATTGCGGCGCGTGATCCGGCCCGCTGCGCGCCGTCTCCGCGTAGACTGGCGGGGCCAGCCCCTGCGCCTGCGCCCATTCCTGCAGCGCGGTCTTGGCATCCCGCGCGTCGGCCTTGACGGACGTCACGCGGTCCCCCCACAGCCGCAGGATCACCTCCTGCGCCGCGTCAAACCCGGCATCGCGGTAGACCGCGGCGATCACCGCCTCCATCGCATCGCCCAACAGCGCCTGCTTGCGCCGCCCGCCCGACATCATCTCGGACCGTCCCAGCTTCAGCACCTGACCAAGCTCGATCTGCCGCGCCACCTCGGCACAGGTCTCCTTGCGCACCAGCGCGTTGTAGCGCGGGGCAAGTTGCCCTTCGGCGGCGCCCTTGTCGCTTTCCAGAAGCGCCTCGGCAATGACCAGCCCCAGAACCCTGTCGCCAAGGAACTCCAGCCTCTGGTTGTCATCCCGGTTGGCCGTGGTCATCGACCCGTGCGTTACCGCCCGCACCAGCAGTTCGGGCCGCCCGAACGCATGCCCAAGGCGGCTCTCGAACGCTTTGAGATCGCCCGACAGCTTCATTCCTGCCTCAGTCCAGCTTCTCGAAGAAGCGGTCGCCGCGCCATGTCCAGAAGAACAGCATGGACCGGCCCGCAGACGAAAAGATCACCCGGTCCGCCCGGCCAATCAGGTTCTCGAACGGAACATAGCCCACTCCGCCCGGCGCCGTGAGCGGCGCGCGGCTGTCGGTTGAATTGTCCCTGTTGTCGCCCATGAAGAAGTAATGCCCGTCCGGCACCTCGTAGACACCGGTGCTGTCGTAGCGTTGCGGCCCCACGTTCAGGATGCTGTGCGACACGCCGTTGGGCAGGGTTTCGATCTGCCGCTCTTTCTCGCAAATACCCCCCACGCCCACGGCGCCATTGGCACAGCGCGGCGTCTTGCCCAGCGGACCCTGCGCTTCCAGCACTTCCTCGAAGGTTCCGGCATCTTCCAGTTCGACAGGCTCGCCGTTGATGTTCAGCACGCCGCCCTTCATCTGGATACGGTCGCCCGGCAGGCCCACGACCCGCTTGATGTAATCCGTGCCGTTGCTGGGGTGACGGAACACGATGATGTCCCCCCGCTCGGGCTCCGAGCCGAAGAGCCGCGTGTTGTCACCGTCGAGGAACCCGCAGATGTTCTTGGCGTCGATGTCGATCCCGAGCCGCTCGATCTTGATGTTCGGGCAGGACGCATAAGAATAGCCATAGGCGAACTTGTTGACGAACAGGAAATCCCCGATCAGCAGAGTATCCTTCATCGACCCGGACGGAATCCAGAACGGCTGGAACAGGATCGTGCGGAAAATACCGGCGATCAGCAGCGCCCAGAAGACCGTCTTGACGGTTTCCCAGATCGTGCTCGATGTCTTGGATTCTTCGGCCATGCCTGCCTCCGCTTGCTCTTCTGCGCTACATGCGGGGCGGGGTGACGAGTGTCAAGCCAAGCTCACGTGTGCAGTCGGCGTCGCAGCCAGCCACAGCGTCGCACCGCACAACGATTTCACGCCGCCTGTCGCGCCTCGATCACCACAAAGGCCTGCGCCCAGGGGTGGTCGTCGGTCAGCGTCACGTGAATAATCGCCTCATATCCCTCGGGCGTCATTTCCGCCAAGCGCTCCGCAGCCCAGCCCGTAACCTTCATCACCGGCTGCCCGGTCTCCAGATTGCTGACCGCCATGTCCTTCCACGCGATCCCCATGCGCAACCCCGTGCCCAGCGCCTTGGAACAGGCCTCCTTGGCGGCCCACCGCTTGGCATAGGTGCCTGCCACATCGCGGCGGCGCTCGGCCTTGCGCTGCTCGATTGGCGTGAACACCCGGTTGCGGAACCGGTCACCGAACCGCTCCAGCGTGCCCGCGATCCGGTCTATGTTGGCCAGGTCCGTGCCGATGCCCAGGATCATGAATGCGCCCCTTATCCGGCTGAAAACAGGGGGAAACTTACACCCAAAGCCCAGGCAAGCGCCAGCCCCAGACCGACACCCGGGCCAACCGCGCCAAAGCGCAGCGCCGCCATGCGCCCAGTCCAGCCGAAGCTAAGGAAGAACAAAACGATCACCGGCGCGATCAGCAGCAGAAAGAAAAGCCCCTTGAAATCCAGCGCCACCGCGATGGCCAGCGATACCAGAAAGCCAAGCCTTGCAAGCACCCTGCGCCCCAGACCCGCGCCCTGAACCGCCCACGCGTCGGCCAACATGAACGGCACGGCCCCCAGCGCCAGCGCCGCGATGACCCCGTACCGTTCGGGCACGGGCCAGAAATTGGCGCCATAGCGATCCAGAGCGAACCCCAAGACGCCCACGGTCCAGACCAGCACCAGCACCGCGCCCAAGATGCTGATCGACCCCGGCCGCGCCCCCGTGGCCGAAAGCGCGCCAAGCTGCACCACGCCATATATCAGCAGGTGCAGCGCAAGGTAATCCGCCACCAGAACCGGCAAGACCTGCGTATCCACAGGCGCGGACAGCATCGGGGCCGCAAGCATCGGCACCCCCACGATTGCAGCGAACCGCCGCCACGACAGCTCATCGGGCACTCCCGCGACCGACGGGAACAGCCGTGCGACGGGCGCGAACAGGATCGTGATCGCCGCCAGCAATCCGATCAGCGCCCAGCCCGTCTGGCGCACCCGCGCCTGTCCATCCCATCCGTAATAGGCGTTCA is part of the Roseovarius sp. THAF9 genome and encodes:
- the lepB gene encoding signal peptidase I — protein: MAEESKTSSTIWETVKTVFWALLIAGIFRTILFQPFWIPSGSMKDTLLIGDFLFVNKFAYGYSYASCPNIKIERLGIDIDAKNICGFLDGDNTRLFGSEPERGDIIVFRHPSNGTDYIKRVVGLPGDRIQMKGGVLNINGEPVELEDAGTFEEVLEAQGPLGKTPRCANGAVGVGGICEKERQIETLPNGVSHSILNVGPQRYDSTGVYEVPDGHYFFMGDNRDNSTDSRAPLTAPGGVGYVPFENLIGRADRVIFSSAGRSMLFFWTWRGDRFFEKLD
- a CDS encoding alpha/beta fold hydrolase, yielding MRRHRWLAVAALLLGCWALWTLERARSGVTFEEMNVGPTPVTVWAGSEEGPAVVMAHGFAGSRQMMQGYGLLLAQAGYRVYAYDFEGHGRHPTPMSGDVTAVDGTTRLLVNQTLEVIAAARADAEDVALVGHSMATDVLVRAALESDGIGPLVLLATFSGAVTPQAPDDMLMITGAWEPRLQGFAADAVAEASDGVRREAIVAPAVEHVAILHSRAGRAAALDWLNAYYGWDGQARVRQTGWALIGLLAAITILFAPVARLFPSVAGVPDELSWRRFAAIVGVPMLAAPMLSAPVDTQVLPVLVADYLALHLLIYGVVQLGALSATGARPGSISILGAVLVLVWTVGVLGFALDRYGANFWPVPERYGVIAALALGAVPFMLADAWAVQGAGLGRRVLARLGFLVSLAIAVALDFKGLFFLLLIAPVIVLFFLSFGWTGRMAALRFGAVGPGVGLGLALAWALGVSFPLFSAG
- a CDS encoding universal stress protein, whose translation is MFQKLLLAVDINAMEGAGRLAQAAKLLAAGDDAEIHVINVVPGSGMNMVGAAFEGDYNRSVKGAAEKALKDWTDSAFNGKAHLHVTEGTIYDSVLRMADKIGADVIVVGAHRPELRDYLVGPNAARITRHANQSVIVIR
- the rnc gene encoding ribonuclease III — its product is MKLSGDLKAFESRLGHAFGRPELLVRAVTHGSMTTANRDDNQRLEFLGDRVLGLVIAEALLESDKGAAEGQLAPRYNALVRKETCAEVARQIELGQVLKLGRSEMMSGGRRKQALLGDAMEAVIAAVYRDAGFDAAQEVILRLWGDRVTSVKADARDAKTALQEWAQAQGLAPPVYAETARSGPDHAPQFTIEARLENGEAEEATAGAKRQAEQSAAKALLARVTAKKP
- the acpS gene encoding holo-ACP synthase: MILGIGTDLANIDRIAGTLERFGDRFRNRVFTPIEQRKAERRRDVAGTYAKRWAAKEACSKALGTGLRMGIAWKDMAVSNLETGQPVMKVTGWAAERLAEMTPEGYEAIIHVTLTDDHPWAQAFVVIEARQAA